Proteins encoded together in one Bradyrhizobium sp. CB82 window:
- a CDS encoding SDR family oxidoreductase: MGFADYRTALVTGASSGIGAATVRRLSDEGLEVYAIGRNSERLTRLSAQTGCRACVVDLNDTRALTELAKAAAFDVLVNNAGQSRRGSILNTAAEDVDTLVDVNLRAVVHLTRLIVPEMAKRDRGHVVNVSSIAGHYAFGENATTFNSSVAYHATKAGIHSLTKQLRVDLYGTRVRVTEVSPGRVATAIFGDPDEGGEGDTRFVGAFETLQPEDIADAIAFAVGTPIRMNVATLEVVPTLQVIGDLRFARRSEAAQLTMIDDGADNA; encoded by the coding sequence ATGGGATTTGCAGACTATCGAACGGCATTGGTAACGGGTGCGTCCTCGGGCATCGGGGCCGCGACGGTCCGCCGTCTGAGCGACGAGGGACTCGAGGTTTACGCGATCGGGCGTAACTCCGAACGGCTGACACGCTTGTCCGCGCAGACGGGCTGCCGCGCCTGTGTGGTCGACCTGAACGATACGCGCGCGCTGACAGAGCTCGCAAAAGCGGCTGCATTCGACGTTCTCGTCAATAATGCGGGCCAGTCCCGGCGCGGGAGTATTCTCAACACCGCCGCTGAGGACGTCGATACACTCGTGGACGTAAATCTGCGAGCGGTTGTCCATCTCACGCGCTTGATCGTGCCGGAAATGGCAAAGCGTGACCGTGGCCACGTCGTGAACGTCTCCTCCATCGCCGGCCACTATGCGTTCGGCGAGAACGCGACGACGTTCAATTCCTCGGTCGCCTACCACGCGACCAAGGCCGGCATCCATTCGCTGACGAAGCAATTGCGCGTCGATCTTTACGGCACCCGCGTTCGCGTCACCGAGGTATCGCCGGGGCGGGTTGCGACCGCCATTTTCGGCGATCCAGACGAGGGCGGTGAAGGGGACACCCGTTTCGTTGGCGCATTCGAGACCCTCCAACCTGAAGATATCGCGGACGCGATCGCGTTCGCGGTGGGAACGCCGATCCGCATGAATGTCGCCACACTCGAGGTCGTTCCGACGCTCCAGGTCATCGGCGACCTGCGATTTGCGCGTCGGTCTGAGGCCGCGCAACTGACAATGATTGACGACGGAGCTGACAATGCCTGA
- a CDS encoding SDR family NAD(P)-dependent oxidoreductase yields the protein MLEVNNRIVMVSGASRGIGRAVVDRLLASGFRVSAGVRNPGNLQESDRLMTHRYDAGDAASPVSWVKATLARWGGVDAIVNAAGINPRVRVSDEGEEELEEMWRINVKGPLRVVRAALPHLAVCGHGRVVNLGSLSGKRVGSNIGYAMTKFAVVALTHGIRREGRAAGIRATVVCPGYVATDMTLNDDEIPRHEMSQPGDIARLVETVLMLPNNASVSELLVHCQFEPML from the coding sequence ATGCTGGAGGTCAACAATCGGATCGTCATGGTCTCAGGCGCCTCGCGTGGCATCGGACGCGCCGTCGTCGATCGCCTCCTGGCATCCGGGTTCCGTGTGTCGGCGGGTGTTCGCAACCCCGGCAACCTTCAAGAGAGCGACCGGTTGATGACGCACCGCTATGACGCCGGCGATGCCGCAAGCCCCGTGTCATGGGTCAAGGCCACGCTCGCGCGATGGGGTGGCGTCGACGCCATCGTCAACGCCGCTGGCATCAACCCGAGGGTCCGCGTGTCCGATGAGGGCGAGGAAGAACTAGAAGAGATGTGGCGGATCAACGTCAAAGGTCCGCTGCGCGTCGTCCGGGCGGCGCTGCCGCATCTTGCCGTCTGTGGCCATGGGCGCGTCGTCAATCTCGGTTCATTGTCCGGCAAGCGCGTGGGCAGCAACATCGGCTATGCCATGACCAAGTTCGCCGTGGTCGCGCTGACGCACGGCATCCGCCGCGAGGGTCGCGCAGCGGGAATCCGGGCCACTGTCGTATGCCCCGGCTACGTCGCCACCGACATGACACTGAACGATGACGAAATTCCTCGTCATGAGATGAGCCAACCCGGTGATATCGCGCGGCTGGTCGAGACCGTTCTCATGCTGCCGAACAACGCCTCGGTCTCCGAATTGTTGGTTCACTGCCAATTTGAACCGATGCTGTAG
- a CDS encoding nitrate reductase, with amino-acid sequence MQKIALPMGRRVQKAGYPQAVQQLKLQTQKLLGLSDDVTISVSELTCREPGCPDVETIVAILRDGEKPTIARIHKSIPEVTLDELKAALDLRLRT; translated from the coding sequence ATGCAAAAGATTGCCTTACCTATGGGGCGGCGGGTCCAGAAGGCCGGTTATCCTCAGGCAGTTCAGCAATTAAAGCTGCAAACCCAGAAGCTGTTGGGCTTGTCGGATGACGTGACGATCTCGGTGAGCGAGTTGACCTGTCGAGAGCCAGGATGTCCCGATGTGGAAACCATCGTCGCAATCCTGAGAGACGGGGAAAAGCCAACGATCGCAAGGATCCACAAATCGATTCCCGAGGTCACTCTCGATGAGCTGAAAGCAGCGCTCGATCTGAGGCTTCGTACCTAA
- a CDS encoding sigma-54 dependent transcriptional regulator, producing the protein MATVLIVDDDSALRESLAETLTDLGHAPRLASSGREGLAALSGEIDAVLLDLRMPGGLDGIDVLRRIRSQQHPPPVVVLTAFASAENTIEAMRLGAFDHLTKPIGREELKALLDRLPPRTLARTAVTQSRPDALIGSSEGMRRVQKAIGLAADNDATVLILGETGTGKELVARALHVHSRRKDCPFIAVNCAAIPAELLESELFGHVKGSFTGATSDRAGAFREAENGTLFLDEIGDMPLAMQAKILRALQERIVTPVGGRPVRVSARMVAATHRDLTKLVTSGQFREDLFFRLNVVPIAIPPLRERPSDIMLLAEHFLALAASPEKQGKQLSPAAIEKLIAYRWPGNVRELRNAIERACVLTRGGIIDADNIAVGSGPEPSSDIPAVEDDLPSAVAKLEEAMIRKALAACGGNRTEAARRLNINRQLLYTKMQRYGIADSEPSEKPTPSVGKHDN; encoded by the coding sequence ATGGCGACCGTCCTGATCGTCGACGACGACTCGGCATTGCGAGAGAGTCTGGCCGAAACCCTGACCGATCTCGGCCATGCGCCTCGCTTGGCATCGTCCGGCAGGGAGGGCCTTGCAGCCCTGTCGGGCGAAATCGATGCAGTGCTGCTGGACCTGCGGATGCCCGGCGGTCTCGACGGCATCGACGTGCTCCGGCGCATTCGCTCGCAGCAGCATCCCCCGCCGGTCGTGGTGCTGACGGCCTTTGCGAGCGCGGAGAACACGATCGAAGCGATGCGGCTGGGCGCCTTCGACCATTTGACCAAGCCGATCGGACGGGAGGAGCTGAAGGCATTGCTGGATCGGCTGCCACCCAGGACACTGGCGCGAACTGCCGTCACTCAAAGCCGTCCGGATGCGTTGATCGGTTCGAGCGAGGGCATGCGGCGAGTCCAGAAGGCGATCGGCCTAGCCGCTGACAACGACGCGACCGTCCTCATTCTCGGCGAAACCGGTACGGGCAAGGAGCTGGTCGCGCGCGCCTTGCACGTTCACAGCCGGCGCAAGGATTGTCCGTTCATTGCTGTGAACTGTGCCGCCATTCCTGCCGAGCTACTCGAAAGCGAACTATTCGGTCACGTGAAGGGATCGTTCACGGGAGCGACCAGCGATCGCGCCGGCGCCTTCCGCGAGGCCGAGAATGGCACGCTGTTTCTGGACGAGATCGGCGACATGCCGCTTGCCATGCAGGCCAAGATCCTGCGCGCGCTGCAGGAGCGGATCGTGACGCCGGTCGGCGGCAGGCCGGTACGGGTCTCGGCGCGCATGGTGGCGGCCACGCACCGCGACCTGACGAAGCTCGTCACAAGCGGGCAATTCCGCGAAGATCTCTTCTTCCGCCTCAATGTCGTGCCAATCGCAATTCCGCCTTTGCGCGAGCGTCCATCGGACATCATGCTCCTCGCCGAGCACTTTCTTGCACTGGCCGCTTCGCCCGAAAAGCAGGGCAAGCAGCTATCGCCGGCGGCAATCGAGAAGCTCATTGCCTACCGTTGGCCCGGGAATGTTCGGGAGCTTCGCAACGCCATCGAGCGCGCCTGCGTGCTGACGAGAGGCGGCATCATCGATGCGGACAATATCGCCGTCGGCAGTGGACCGGAGCCTTCTTCGGACATTCCTGCAGTCGAAGATGACCTGCCGTCAGCGGTGGCGAAGCTTGAAGAGGCGATGATCCGGAAAGCGCTCGCGGCATGCGGCGGCAATAGGACGGAAGCCGCTCGCCGTCTCAACATCAATCGCCAGCTCCTCTATACCAAGATGCAGCGATACGGGATCGCTGATAGCGAGCCGTCAGAAAAGCCGACGCCAAGCGTCGGGAAACACGACAACTAG
- a CDS encoding MFS transporter produces MSETDDQKQRANRAIDAANFFLADVRDGLGPYLAIYLLTERRWNEAQIGLVMSIAALVGILAQTPAGALVDATRAKRHVMVAAASLVTMASLLLPLFPTFWPVAISQGIAHSAGVIFPPAIAAVSLGVVGPRAFTKRIGRNETFNHAGNAGAAAIAGLAAYAFGPTVVFFLLGAMSIASIASLLAIPESAIDHDVARGLHETAHHLHRDRPSGLSVLLTCRPLLIFAACVTLFHLSNAAMLPLLGQKLALQDKHLGTSLMSACIVAAQVVMAPMAMLVGAKADDWGHKRFFLAALLVLPIRGTLYTFSDNTAWLVGVQLLDGVGAGLFGAIFPVIVADLMRNTGRFNVAQGVIITAQSLGAALSTTLAGLVVLEVGYSAAFLTLGAVAGIGAAVCFLALPETRSETGGSRRDRETIAPPMPSVAAE; encoded by the coding sequence ATGTCTGAAACAGACGACCAGAAGCAGCGTGCCAACCGTGCGATCGATGCCGCCAATTTCTTCCTTGCGGACGTCCGGGACGGGCTCGGACCCTATCTTGCGATCTATCTTCTGACCGAACGGAGATGGAATGAGGCCCAGATCGGGCTGGTGATGTCGATCGCGGCTCTTGTCGGCATTCTCGCCCAAACCCCTGCCGGTGCGCTGGTCGACGCGACGAGGGCCAAGCGGCATGTGATGGTCGCCGCGGCATCTCTTGTGACGATGGCTTCGCTCCTGCTGCCGCTGTTTCCGACCTTTTGGCCGGTTGCAATCTCGCAAGGCATCGCGCATTCGGCGGGCGTCATCTTCCCGCCGGCGATTGCGGCTGTATCGCTCGGCGTGGTCGGTCCGCGCGCCTTCACGAAACGGATTGGGCGCAACGAGACTTTCAACCACGCCGGCAACGCCGGAGCCGCTGCGATCGCCGGCCTTGCGGCGTACGCGTTCGGCCCGACCGTCGTCTTCTTTCTGTTGGGGGCCATGTCGATCGCCAGCATCGCCAGCCTGCTGGCGATCCCGGAGAGCGCGATCGACCACGATGTGGCGCGGGGCCTGCACGAAACCGCGCATCACCTGCATCGAGATCGTCCTTCAGGTCTCAGCGTCCTTCTGACGTGCCGTCCGCTCCTGATCTTTGCGGCCTGCGTCACGCTCTTTCACCTCTCGAACGCGGCGATGCTGCCGTTGCTCGGCCAGAAGCTCGCGCTTCAGGACAAGCACCTCGGCACAAGCCTGATGTCGGCCTGTATCGTCGCGGCGCAGGTGGTGATGGCGCCGATGGCGATGCTGGTCGGCGCCAAAGCCGATGATTGGGGACACAAGCGATTCTTCCTCGCCGCGCTCCTCGTCCTACCCATCCGCGGCACGCTTTACACGTTCTCCGACAACACGGCCTGGCTGGTCGGCGTGCAGCTCCTGGACGGCGTCGGCGCCGGCCTTTTCGGCGCGATCTTTCCGGTGATTGTCGCCGATCTCATGCGCAATACCGGCCGCTTCAACGTGGCCCAAGGCGTGATCATCACCGCGCAGAGTCTCGGGGCCGCACTTTCGACGACGCTCGCGGGATTGGTCGTACTCGAGGTCGGCTACAGCGCAGCATTTCTGACGCTCGGCGCCGTTGCGGGCATAGGAGCTGCGGTCTGCTTCCTGGCGCTACCCGAAACACGCAGCGAAACCGGCGGGAGCCGACGCGATCGCGAGACGATCGCGCCGCCAATGCCGAGCGTCGCCGCGGAATAG
- the mepA gene encoding penicillin-insensitive murein endopeptidase, whose translation MKSRALFAILLSVAVTSAQAALAQDKGTLDPKPLPPLTNPNDPHLGAKELFGRKTLPAPLAVRSMGFYAKGCLAGAQALPINDKTWQVMRLSRNRNWAHPDMIALLERLSDKVHEVAGWPGLLVGDLSQPRGGPMLTGHASHQVGLDADIWLTPMPDRELSREEREEMSGVMMVRPDRLDVDPKVWTPSHLLVIRAAAQEPAVERIFVNAAIKKALCREAKGDRTWLSKVRPMYGHDYHFHVRIKCPSGSSECQPQPPPSENEGCSASDLAYWFSEPVLHPKLPTTPVTPSRGITLAELPAACRQILVAP comes from the coding sequence ATGAAGAGCCGAGCGCTCTTTGCGATCCTGCTGTCTGTTGCCGTCACGTCGGCGCAGGCCGCACTGGCACAGGATAAGGGCACGCTGGATCCCAAACCGCTGCCGCCACTGACCAATCCCAACGATCCGCATCTCGGCGCCAAGGAACTTTTTGGACGAAAGACATTGCCGGCACCATTGGCGGTTCGCTCCATGGGCTTCTATGCCAAGGGCTGCCTTGCCGGCGCGCAGGCGTTGCCGATCAACGACAAGACATGGCAGGTGATGCGATTGTCGCGCAACCGCAACTGGGCCCATCCGGACATGATCGCGCTGTTGGAGCGACTGTCCGACAAGGTGCACGAGGTCGCGGGCTGGCCGGGATTGCTGGTTGGAGATCTCTCACAGCCGCGCGGCGGTCCGATGCTCACCGGACATGCCAGTCATCAGGTTGGGCTCGACGCCGATATCTGGCTGACGCCGATGCCGGACCGGGAGCTGTCCCGTGAAGAGCGTGAGGAGATGTCGGGGGTCATGATGGTGCGCCCGGATCGTCTCGATGTCGATCCGAAAGTCTGGACCCCGAGCCACCTCCTCGTCATCCGCGCCGCAGCGCAGGAGCCCGCCGTCGAACGCATCTTCGTCAATGCTGCGATAAAAAAGGCCTTGTGCCGTGAAGCCAAAGGCGACAGGACTTGGCTCTCAAAGGTGCGCCCGATGTACGGGCACGATTATCATTTTCATGTTCGGATCAAATGCCCGTCGGGCAGCAGCGAATGTCAGCCGCAACCGCCGCCATCGGAAAATGAGGGCTGCAGCGCAAGCGACCTCGCCTACTGGTTCAGCGAGCCGGTACTGCATCCAAAGTTACCGACAACTCCAGTGACGCCAAGCCGGGGGATCACACTTGCGGAACTCCCGGCCGCTTGCCGGCAGATATTGGTCGCGCCGTAG
- a CDS encoding HAMP domain-containing sensor histidine kinase — MTAAPNPMSAKNMQRRGRSLRSRLLALWLMLVVSGATTGYLLFESFRQTSNARVARSEELVARACRDIADRYQFFTTGLGGASIDERLKRDLATVVQSALSSAAGVEGGIWQADSGSLAYAFPSYEGTGPKTDVPAAEENTIREVNAEALRSGRPAVIRQAGRSQVLTVQACPLRGPLPGLTAWTMTRTFTAEGPAYNQLLAGLAVLALTIFGSAAWLAHVLVSWSRRIAMIEGALGKGTSGAADLPTLPRTGEEELDRLVDALKVTGERLARERQRATAAERLAAVGRLSAGLAHEIRNPIAAMRLKAENALATPDETRRSKALEAILQQVGRLDALLRDLLAMTQTGEPKLADVELAPFLENIIEDHRELAVAKGLSLNTGTDDKSGPPPRFDRDQMQRALDNLILNAIQATPGGGCVTVEALHEGDYLLLRVSDTGPGVTEEVRSHLFEPFVTARPDGTGLGLAIVREIARAHRGEARLAADNPGASFEIEVPWRPS; from the coding sequence ATGACCGCCGCTCCGAACCCCATGTCAGCCAAGAACATGCAGCGCCGTGGGCGGTCCTTACGATCCCGACTCCTAGCGCTGTGGCTGATGTTGGTCGTCTCGGGAGCGACCACGGGATATCTTCTCTTCGAATCCTTCCGGCAGACCTCGAACGCGCGGGTGGCGCGGTCCGAGGAATTGGTGGCGCGCGCCTGCCGCGACATCGCTGATCGCTACCAATTTTTCACGACCGGTTTGGGCGGCGCCTCCATCGACGAGCGCCTGAAACGCGACCTGGCCACGGTCGTGCAGTCGGCGCTGTCCAGTGCGGCTGGTGTCGAGGGCGGAATCTGGCAGGCCGACTCAGGCTCGCTTGCCTATGCGTTTCCGTCCTATGAGGGCACGGGACCGAAGACCGACGTTCCCGCAGCCGAGGAGAACACGATCCGTGAGGTCAACGCGGAGGCGCTGCGCTCGGGCCGCCCTGCGGTCATTCGGCAGGCTGGACGGTCCCAGGTTCTGACCGTGCAGGCCTGTCCCCTGCGCGGACCTCTGCCGGGCCTAACGGCCTGGACGATGACCAGGACCTTTACGGCCGAAGGGCCCGCCTACAACCAGTTGCTGGCGGGCCTTGCAGTGCTTGCACTGACGATCTTCGGTTCGGCAGCCTGGCTCGCCCATGTGCTTGTGTCGTGGTCGCGCAGGATCGCAATGATCGAGGGAGCTCTCGGTAAGGGCACAAGCGGTGCCGCCGATCTTCCGACTCTCCCCAGAACGGGCGAGGAGGAGCTCGACCGGCTGGTGGACGCCCTGAAGGTTACAGGAGAACGACTCGCGCGGGAGCGCCAGCGAGCAACGGCCGCCGAGCGGCTCGCTGCCGTCGGACGGCTGTCGGCTGGCCTTGCCCATGAGATCCGCAACCCGATCGCCGCGATGCGGCTGAAGGCGGAGAACGCATTGGCGACGCCCGACGAGACGAGGAGGTCAAAGGCGCTCGAAGCGATCCTGCAGCAGGTCGGCCGGCTGGATGCGCTGCTGCGCGATTTGCTCGCCATGACCCAGACCGGCGAGCCTAAGCTTGCGGACGTCGAGCTCGCGCCCTTCCTTGAAAACATCATCGAGGACCACCGGGAACTCGCCGTTGCAAAGGGACTGTCGCTGAATACCGGAACCGACGACAAATCCGGTCCACCGCCGCGTTTCGATCGCGATCAGATGCAGCGGGCCCTCGACAATCTGATCCTCAATGCCATTCAGGCTACGCCGGGCGGTGGATGTGTTACCGTCGAGGCGCTTCATGAAGGAGACTACTTGCTCTTGCGCGTGAGCGATACCGGTCCGGGCGTCACCGAAGAAGTCCGAAGCCACCTGTTCGAGCCGTTCGTCACCGCACGGCCCGACGGGACGGGGCTTGGGCTTGCGATCGTGCGCGAAATTGCCCGTGCCCATCGCGGAGAGGCTCGCCTTGCGGCGGACAATCCGGGCGCCAGCTTCGAGATCGAGGTGCCATGGCGACCGTCCTGA
- a CDS encoding GTP-binding protein produces the protein MKIDQPIPVTILTGFLGAGKSTLLNELLASEAFADTAVIINEFGDISIDHDLVRVNKRELMVTTTGCLCCTAASDIRSSLFELYDAVESKAVPPFKRVIVETTGLADPAPIINQLTPGGLPAVGYRDHVVARCFRLSGVVCAIDVTTIEKSMERHFECMKQVAFADIVVLTKTDVCAEAAAAPDRSGLLTRIRQINAAAAVVDRHGDDFDLAAVFAPRRYVPSEQGGDVEGWLALEQALAQQGQAHDNAAGSSRHAAAGIQSLALLESRPVSARNLALFIDLLKAVTGPQLLRLKGLVGLEDDPERPLVVHGVQHATQQYRLPAWPSDDRRTRMVVITHGIDESTVKNLFTAITGIPARAKAELVLTAAGLSLLGVALVTGLLLIFHERATAQFEPPAVIHDLPNPKP, from the coding sequence ATGAAAATAGATCAACCGATTCCGGTGACGATCCTCACGGGCTTTCTCGGCGCCGGGAAATCCACACTGCTCAACGAGCTCCTGGCGAGCGAGGCGTTTGCGGACACCGCTGTCATCATCAACGAGTTCGGCGATATCTCCATCGATCATGACCTCGTTCGCGTGAACAAGCGCGAGCTGATGGTGACAACGACAGGCTGCCTCTGCTGCACGGCTGCCAGTGACATCAGGTCTTCCCTGTTCGAACTTTACGACGCCGTGGAAAGCAAGGCCGTCCCGCCGTTCAAGCGCGTGATCGTCGAGACGACGGGCTTGGCCGACCCCGCTCCCATCATCAATCAGCTCACACCCGGCGGTCTTCCGGCGGTCGGATATCGGGATCACGTCGTCGCAAGATGCTTTCGATTGTCCGGCGTCGTCTGCGCCATCGACGTGACCACGATCGAGAAATCGATGGAGCGGCACTTCGAATGCATGAAGCAGGTGGCGTTTGCGGACATTGTCGTGCTCACCAAGACGGATGTTTGCGCAGAAGCTGCCGCGGCTCCGGATCGGTCCGGCCTGCTGACGAGGATCCGGCAGATCAATGCTGCTGCAGCCGTCGTGGACCGTCACGGGGACGACTTCGATCTCGCCGCGGTCTTTGCACCGCGTCGCTACGTTCCCTCCGAACAGGGGGGCGATGTTGAGGGGTGGTTGGCCTTAGAGCAGGCATTGGCCCAGCAAGGGCAAGCTCACGACAATGCCGCAGGCTCAAGCCGCCACGCGGCGGCTGGCATCCAAAGTCTGGCGTTGCTCGAAAGCCGCCCTGTATCGGCACGAAATCTTGCCCTATTTATTGATCTTCTGAAGGCCGTGACCGGCCCACAACTGCTCCGCCTTAAGGGCCTTGTTGGACTCGAGGACGATCCCGAGCGTCCCCTCGTCGTGCACGGCGTTCAGCATGCGACCCAACAGTACCGGCTGCCGGCCTGGCCCTCGGACGATCGTCGCACGCGAATGGTCGTCATCACGCACGGCATCGATGAATCGACGGTCAAGAATCTGTTCACGGCGATCACAGGCATTCCAGCGCGCGCAAAGGCGGAATTGGTGCTCACTGCCGCTGGCTTGAGCCTTCTCGGCGTGGCGCTTGTCACTGGGCTCTTGCTGATTTTTCACGAGCGCGCCACCGCCCAGTTCGAACCCCCCGCCGTGATCCACGATCTACCGAACCCCAAACCTTGA
- a CDS encoding GTP-binding protein has protein sequence MNNVISQTPVTVLTGYLGAGKTTLLNRILTETHGKRYAVIVNEFGEVGIDNDLIVNADEEIFEMNNGCICCTVRGDLIRILEGLMKRRGKFDGIIVETTGLADPAPVAQTFLVDDDVRRNTKLDAIVTVIDAKHLLGEIDQAREAQEQIAFADVVLLNKTDLVSEADLKLVEARIRSINPYTVIHRTERCALDLEKVLDRNAFDLNRVLEFEPGFLTEAHDHEHDSHVKSLSLTSQTPLIPDKFFPWMQETVRQFGTDILRLKGIIQFQDDPDRFVIQGVHMLLEGDHQRPWKPDELRTSRLVFIGRELPEDVLKAGFEQCLGSSH, from the coding sequence ATGAACAATGTGATTTCACAAACACCGGTCACCGTCCTCACCGGGTATTTGGGCGCGGGGAAGACGACTTTGCTGAACCGGATTCTGACCGAGACCCACGGCAAGCGCTACGCGGTGATTGTGAATGAGTTCGGCGAGGTCGGAATCGACAACGATCTGATCGTCAATGCCGACGAAGAAATATTCGAGATGAACAACGGGTGCATCTGCTGCACAGTGAGAGGTGATCTCATCAGGATCCTCGAAGGGCTGATGAAGCGGCGCGGCAAGTTCGACGGGATCATCGTGGAGACCACCGGGCTTGCCGATCCGGCGCCTGTGGCGCAAACCTTTCTTGTCGATGACGATGTGCGTCGCAACACGAAACTGGATGCCATCGTCACCGTTATCGACGCAAAACACCTCCTTGGAGAGATCGACCAGGCGCGCGAGGCGCAGGAGCAGATCGCGTTCGCCGATGTTGTCTTGCTCAACAAGACCGATCTGGTCTCGGAGGCGGACCTCAAGCTCGTTGAGGCGAGAATTCGTTCAATCAATCCTTATACCGTAATCCATCGCACGGAGCGCTGCGCGCTCGACCTCGAGAAAGTTCTGGATCGCAACGCGTTCGATCTCAACAGGGTTCTTGAGTTCGAGCCCGGCTTTCTCACTGAAGCTCACGACCATGAGCATGACAGCCACGTCAAGAGCCTGTCATTGACGTCACAGACACCTCTTATTCCCGACAAATTTTTCCCCTGGATGCAGGAGACCGTTCGTCAGTTCGGGACCGATATTTTACGGCTGAAGGGAATCATCCAATTCCAAGACGATCCCGACCGCTTTGTTATTCAGGGCGTGCACATGTTGCTCGAAGGAGACCATCAACGCCCCTGGAAGCCCGATGAGCTCCGAACAAGCCGTCTTGTCTTCATCGGGCGCGAGTTGCCCGAGGACGTCTTGAAGGCAGGCTTTGAGCAGTGCCTGGGCTCAAGTCACTGA
- a CDS encoding Fic family protein, whose product MSVQFSGQVSVFHDRRLPETAVPAGYAALIHAYKLPVPVPRTLSAIGTKHRLIEQDGWRIYTPRHAPEASLEGHLTFAFKYEGLDLALLKRLFLAVTDADIAELVRQKPTGLYTRRIWFLYEWLLGRELALPAADKVSYVDAVDTDIQFAGAGQNSARHRVRNNLPGVPEFCPLVFRTPALNEFIAQDWKERARAIVNQVPKDLLARTAAFLLLKDSKSSYVIEGESPPQDRVQRWGRAIGEAGRAPLDEQEFLRLQAIVIGDERFVRLGFRKDGGFVGEHDRDTQRPIPDHISARHEDIASLMAGLIAFDHSAENDLDPVIAAAVLAFGFVYIHPFEDGNGRIHRYLMHHVLARRGFNPAGVHFPVSSAILDRIAEYRTVLESYSSRLLPCIQWEATPSSNVKVLNDTADFYRFFDATPHAEFLYACVRQTIEWDLPNETSFLRSFDTFRAGIENMVDMPERTLNNLLGFLRQNQGKLSKRARENEFAQLTPEEVERIEELYNTAFSEQAQ is encoded by the coding sequence ATGAGCGTACAATTTTCAGGTCAAGTGAGCGTTTTTCACGACCGGCGGCTACCCGAAACGGCTGTTCCGGCGGGCTACGCCGCTCTAATCCACGCCTACAAGCTGCCCGTCCCGGTTCCCCGGACTCTTTCGGCGATCGGCACCAAGCACCGTCTCATCGAACAGGACGGCTGGCGCATCTATACGCCGCGCCATGCCCCTGAGGCGTCGCTTGAGGGACACCTGACGTTTGCCTTCAAATACGAGGGCCTGGATCTCGCGCTTCTGAAGCGGCTCTTCCTCGCCGTCACGGACGCAGACATTGCAGAGCTCGTACGGCAGAAGCCGACCGGCCTCTATACGCGCCGGATCTGGTTCTTGTACGAGTGGCTGCTTGGCCGCGAGCTGGCGCTGCCCGCCGCGGATAAGGTCTCGTATGTGGATGCTGTCGACACCGACATCCAGTTCGCGGGCGCGGGGCAGAACTCGGCTCGGCATCGCGTGCGCAACAACCTTCCCGGAGTGCCGGAATTTTGTCCGCTCGTTTTCAGGACTCCTGCGCTGAACGAATTCATCGCGCAGGACTGGAAGGAGCGCGCGCGTGCCATCGTCAACCAGGTGCCCAAGGACCTGCTCGCCCGCACCGCGGCCTTCCTTCTGCTGAAGGACTCGAAGTCCAGCTATGTCATCGAGGGAGAAAGCCCGCCGCAGGACCGGGTCCAGCGATGGGGCCGCGCCATCGGCGAAGCAGGCCGCGCGCCGCTTGACGAACAGGAATTTCTTCGCCTACAGGCCATCGTGATCGGGGACGAGCGCTTCGTGAGGCTCGGCTTCCGCAAGGACGGCGGCTTCGTCGGCGAGCACGACCGCGATACGCAGCGCCCTATTCCGGACCACATCAGCGCGCGGCATGAAGACATCGCTTCGCTGATGGCGGGACTGATCGCGTTCGACCATAGCGCGGAGAATGACCTCGATCCTGTTATCGCGGCGGCGGTGCTTGCGTTCGGGTTCGTGTACATCCACCCATTCGAGGATGGCAACGGGCGCATTCATCGCTATCTGATGCATCACGTTCTCGCGCGTCGCGGCTTCAACCCGGCCGGCGTGCATTTTCCCGTGTCCTCGGCCATCCTCGATCGGATCGCCGAGTACAGAACCGTGCTGGAGAGCTATTCGAGCAGGCTACTTCCCTGCATCCAGTGGGAGGCGACGCCGAGCAGCAACGTCAAGGTTCTCAACGATACGGCCGATTTTTACCGGTTTTTCGATGCGACGCCGCACGCGGAGTTTCTATATGCCTGCGTGCGTCAGACGATCGAATGGGATCTTCCGAACGAAACCAGCTTCCTGCGCAGCTTCGACACGTTCCGCGCTGGAATCGAGAACATGGTCGACATGCCTGAGCGCACGCTCAACAACCTGCTCGGCTTCCTCAGGCAAAATCAAGGCAAGCTTTCGAAGAGAGCGAGAGAGAACGAGTTCGCTCAGTTGACGCCGGAAGAAGTTGAAAGGATTGAGGAGCTCTACAACACGGCTTTCTCGGAGCAAGCTCAATGA